One genomic window of Paenibacillus xylanilyticus includes the following:
- a CDS encoding spore coat protein, with product MNPILEHMSGLHTLTDDVIAMDLLINAKSGVRNYAMAVTECATPEIKQILMKQLDEAIVSHEKISNYMVQQGLYHPYHIPEQIQLDLQNIQTAMNIPS from the coding sequence ATGAACCCAATATTAGAACACATGTCAGGCCTTCATACGCTTACTGATGACGTGATCGCAATGGATTTGTTGATAAACGCCAAGAGCGGAGTCAGAAATTACGCCATGGCTGTGACCGAATGTGCCACCCCCGAAATCAAGCAAATTTTGATGAAACAGCTCGATGAAGCGATAGTCTCTCACGAAAAGATATCAAATTACATGGTACAGCAAGGCTTATACCACCCTTACCATATTCCAGAGCAAATTCAGCTTGATCTGCAAAACATTCAAACGGCGATGAACATTCCGTCCTGA
- a CDS encoding ABC-F family ATP-binding cassette domain-containing protein yields MIKVENLSFSFPQKELYNNISFTLEEAQHCAFIGTSGSGKSTLVDILIDPERYLFEGKLEIDPECKIGYVSQFPQVDKTKETTVFEYIGEEFIKIQDEITALYAEMSTTSDMDSLMEKVQLALDAFEAMDGDNFENTINKQLNLANLMKLKDLNISDVSGGEFKLIQVMKEMLNRPDLLIMDEPDVFLDFENLNSLKKLINSHKGMLLVVTHNRYLLNHCFNKIIHLENTEIQEFDGRYIEYNFSLLQTKIELQEIAVAEAEEIERYDHIIDNLREIATYNSEASRGRALKARVKFQERLEARRIKEPFVDIKQPNIRFGIDKEIEDTVVVKVNNYSVSFDELLLENVNFEIKSTDKVALIGPNGTGKTTLLREIYKNNQASIEINDDVNVAYLSQLQGEMLKDSNTILHDFIDAGFKTYDEIRLHLIDYGFEGEILDQKIESLSGGEKNMLQLAKVSGSQAGVLLLDEPTSHLDTYSQIALEKAIEDYKGAILMISHDFYSVVNGMDYVLIINDKTISKMSMQEFRQMIYASHFDKDYLETEQQKKSVEMKIELALKETNFELAKVLVDELEKVIKLL; encoded by the coding sequence ATGATAAAAGTTGAAAACTTATCCTTCTCATTTCCGCAAAAAGAACTATATAACAACATTTCATTTACGTTAGAAGAGGCACAGCATTGTGCTTTTATAGGAACAAGTGGCAGTGGGAAAAGTACACTCGTCGATATACTGATAGATCCGGAAAGATATTTGTTCGAGGGCAAGTTAGAGATAGACCCGGAATGCAAAATAGGGTATGTCAGTCAGTTCCCGCAAGTCGACAAAACGAAAGAAACAACCGTATTTGAATATATCGGCGAAGAATTTATTAAGATACAGGATGAAATCACAGCTCTGTATGCGGAGATGTCTACCACGTCTGACATGGATTCGCTGATGGAGAAGGTTCAATTGGCTTTGGATGCATTCGAAGCGATGGATGGGGACAATTTCGAAAACACCATTAATAAGCAGCTAAACCTGGCCAACCTCATGAAACTCAAAGATCTCAATATATCCGACGTGAGTGGTGGGGAATTTAAACTTATTCAAGTGATGAAGGAAATGCTCAATCGTCCAGACTTATTGATTATGGATGAACCCGATGTATTTTTGGACTTTGAAAACCTAAATTCACTTAAAAAATTAATAAATTCCCACAAGGGAATGCTGCTGGTTGTTACACACAACCGTTATCTACTGAATCATTGTTTCAACAAAATTATTCACCTTGAAAACACGGAGATCCAAGAGTTTGACGGGCGATATATCGAGTACAACTTCTCGCTGCTTCAGACTAAGATCGAGCTGCAAGAAATCGCGGTTGCTGAAGCTGAAGAGATCGAGAGATACGATCATATCATCGACAATCTCAGAGAGATCGCCACGTATAATTCGGAAGCCTCCAGAGGCAGAGCGTTAAAAGCCAGAGTCAAGTTTCAAGAGAGATTGGAAGCACGTCGAATAAAAGAGCCATTTGTCGATATTAAGCAGCCAAATATCCGTTTTGGTATCGATAAGGAAATCGAAGACACTGTTGTCGTGAAAGTCAATAATTATAGCGTTTCCTTTGACGAGCTGCTCTTGGAAAATGTGAATTTCGAGATCAAATCAACAGATAAAGTAGCCCTGATCGGTCCGAATGGTACCGGGAAAACCACTTTACTCCGTGAAATCTATAAAAACAATCAGGCTTCCATTGAAATAAATGATGATGTGAATGTGGCTTATTTATCTCAGCTTCAAGGTGAAATGCTAAAAGATTCGAATACCATCCTACATGATTTCATAGATGCTGGGTTTAAAACGTATGATGAGATTAGATTGCATCTTATAGATTATGGATTTGAAGGAGAAATCCTTGATCAAAAGATTGAATCATTATCTGGTGGAGAAAAAAACATGCTTCAACTGGCTAAGGTTTCTGGCAGTCAAGCGGGCGTGTTGCTTCTTGATGAACCGACAAGCCATCTAGACACTTACTCACAAATTGCACTGGAAAAAGCTATTGAAGACTATAAAGGTGCGATTCTCATGATTTCTCATGATTTTTATTCTGTTGTAAATGGTATGGATTATGTTTTAATCATTAATGATAAAACAATTAGCAAAATGAGTATGCAGGAATTTAGACAGATGATTTATGCTAGTCATTTTGATAAAGATTATTTAGAAACTGAACAACAGAAAAAATCAGTTGAAATGAAAATAGAATTGGCTTTAAAAGAGACTAATTTTGAACTTGCCAAAGTATTGGTGGATGAGTTAGAAAAGGTAATTAAGTTACTTTAA
- a CDS encoding NADP-dependent oxidoreductase — MKAIVINQYGSKDVLVEQEVDKPRAEANQVVVKLEATSINPIDWKLREGYLKQMFDWEFPIILGWDAAGVISEIGSNVSKWNVGDRVFSRPETTRFGTYAEYTAVDEHLLAKIPDSISYKEAAAVPLAGLTAWQALFTHGHLKEGETVLIHAGAGGVGMYAIQLAKYAGAHVVTTASEKNHELLYSLGADQVIDYKKEKFEEILKEIDLVFDTMGGVVAENSYKVLKPNTGRLITIVGQPDHDMAKSHHVLAKGIWLQPDGDQLQKIADLMEDKKMKSIVGATFPFSRQGIYDAHALSETHHAVGKIVITF, encoded by the coding sequence ATGAAAGCAATTGTGATTAATCAATATGGAAGCAAAGATGTGTTAGTTGAGCAGGAAGTGGATAAACCAAGGGCAGAAGCTAATCAAGTGGTTGTAAAACTAGAGGCTACATCGATTAATCCAATTGATTGGAAATTAAGAGAAGGTTACTTAAAGCAAATGTTTGATTGGGAATTCCCTATTATCTTAGGTTGGGATGCAGCTGGAGTTATTTCTGAAATAGGTTCAAACGTTTCGAAGTGGAACGTAGGGGACCGGGTATTCAGTCGTCCTGAAACCACTCGTTTCGGGACATATGCTGAATATACAGCCGTTGATGAGCACCTACTGGCAAAAATACCAGATTCCATCTCATATAAGGAGGCAGCGGCTGTACCTTTAGCAGGTTTGACGGCTTGGCAGGCTTTGTTTACACATGGCCATCTAAAAGAAGGTGAGACTGTACTTATCCATGCTGGTGCAGGTGGTGTAGGGATGTATGCCATTCAATTAGCAAAGTATGCCGGCGCTCACGTTGTTACAACAGCAAGTGAAAAAAACCATGAACTTCTCTATTCACTGGGTGCGGATCAAGTCATTGATTACAAAAAGGAAAAATTTGAAGAGATTCTAAAAGAGATCGATTTAGTATTTGACACGATGGGTGGAGTAGTAGCTGAGAACAGCTATAAAGTGCTTAAACCCAATACCGGAAGACTGATTACTATTGTTGGTCAACCCGACCATGATATGGCTAAGTCTCACCACGTATTAGCAAAGGGGATTTGGCTGCAGCCAGACGGTGATCAATTGCAGAAAATAGCTGATCTGATGGAAGACAAAAAGATGAAATCCATAGTAGGGGCAACATTCCCGTTTAGCAGACAGGGGATTTATGATGCACATGCTTTGAGTGAAACACATCATGCTGTAGGTAAAATTGTCATTACATTTTAA
- a CDS encoding sensor histidine kinase codes for MNKAIDYYSFITIEKQMMEKADLSELSFREVLAQHRSSTGEPQTQEIVRLALEKLKASGKEVRIYDSSKQLLGLAVDGIIINDGKPLIFDKNIEKALSGSYAYTVTEDHLLYFATPIQNQFYENAYVYEFVDDISYFYAIMDQIRYILFVGAGGFIVLITLASLWIARNTTKPIKVLLGAVQSFSRQEFRRVHLNRKDEMGMLADGLDSMGRQLHDYIQYQKQFVSNVSHELKTPLAAIRGFSQYLVEGENENKELQKIYGHLLQESDRLTRLINELLLLSRFDKAGSNELEAEKTEMNELIQQVAMNMEAKAQDKGIKIMVSKAQEKPDDEDTTRVYANINPMLMSHAIANLVDNAIKYSGNHSQINVEMEHTPNEVVIRIRDQGIGIASDELERVQERFYRAKNASTANGSGLGLSICKEIVERFNGYIDMESQIGEGTTVTIVLPRV; via the coding sequence GTGAATAAAGCCATTGATTATTACAGCTTCATTACCATTGAAAAACAGATGATGGAGAAGGCGGATCTGTCCGAGTTGTCCTTCCGTGAGGTGTTGGCACAGCATAGATCATCTACAGGAGAGCCACAGACTCAGGAAATCGTCAGACTTGCTCTGGAGAAGCTGAAAGCATCAGGCAAAGAAGTGCGTATCTACGACAGCTCCAAGCAATTGCTGGGCTTGGCTGTGGATGGCATCATCATTAATGATGGCAAACCGCTTATTTTTGACAAAAATATTGAGAAAGCCCTGAGCGGCAGTTATGCCTACACAGTAACGGAAGATCACCTGCTTTATTTTGCAACTCCCATTCAGAATCAATTTTACGAAAATGCTTATGTGTATGAGTTCGTGGACGACATTTCGTACTTTTATGCGATTATGGACCAAATCCGTTATATCCTGTTTGTGGGTGCAGGCGGATTCATTGTGCTAATTACGTTAGCCAGTCTGTGGATTGCCCGCAACACAACCAAGCCGATTAAGGTGCTGCTTGGCGCAGTGCAAAGTTTCTCGAGACAAGAGTTTCGGAGAGTTCATCTTAACCGGAAGGATGAGATGGGCATGCTGGCAGATGGGCTGGATTCCATGGGGCGTCAGCTGCATGATTACATTCAGTACCAGAAACAATTTGTCTCCAACGTATCTCACGAGTTAAAAACACCCTTGGCAGCCATTCGTGGTTTCTCTCAATACTTGGTTGAAGGGGAGAATGAGAACAAGGAACTGCAAAAAATCTACGGTCACCTGCTGCAGGAGTCGGATCGACTTACACGCTTGATTAATGAACTGTTGCTGTTATCCCGCTTCGACAAGGCTGGTTCTAACGAACTGGAAGCCGAGAAAACGGAAATGAACGAACTGATTCAGCAAGTCGCAATGAATATGGAAGCGAAGGCCCAGGATAAAGGGATCAAGATTATGGTTAGTAAAGCACAGGAAAAACCGGATGATGAGGATACAACAAGAGTTTACGCCAACATCAATCCAATGTTAATGTCCCATGCGATTGCCAACCTTGTGGACAACGCTATCAAATACTCAGGCAATCACTCACAGATTAATGTAGAGATGGAACATACGCCAAACGAGGTCGTTATTCGGATACGTGATCAAGGTATCGGGATCGCGAGCGATGAACTGGAGAGAGTGCAGGAACGCTTTTACCGAGCAAAAAATGCAAGTACAGCGAACGGTTCAGGTCTTGGACTTTCGATTTGCAAGGAGATTGTAGAGCGCTTTAATGGATATATCGACATGGAAAGTCAGATCGGGGAAGGAACGACTGTTACGATTGTTCTGCCTCGTGTGTAG